A genomic window from Erpetoichthys calabaricus chromosome 17, fErpCal1.3, whole genome shotgun sequence includes:
- the si:dkey-238d18.4 gene encoding TBC1 domain family member 15 → MENTSQAEAPTRDSGPAEMSDEGDDSAAGFTLYRSHFSPEPQHTHERAASLSASLDGPARALDGSCGLRGFTDSEGRVDESRLRTLIFKQGGVDPSVRTFVWKFLFGMYPCSSTALQRTILEEELRIRYQLMKKKWQSLLPTARRIRINGTDDELIAALKYYEEKSSKTLCNSTNDDEDMKERTAFLELQAQVLIDKTHFIVENLQEAIRIIDKDVPRTERDLPYFVGEGSANLLVLRDILITFAAFHPDVSYAQGMNDLCSRFLEVLDSEVDAYWCFASYMEKFSSDFKADGMCRKIELEAQLLKELDPLLYAHLVRDELDSLAFCHRWLLLGFQREFSHSDALCLFEVLSTNHLELNSLEGELARDRERLYHIEREAGEVRPELPSINLGFTFDLFVCAAILLENRERLLSCQSETELIQFTNSLKGKLDLKKTLHKAEEHFFNYCRKSVLDYFNQLSLESPSREPFGFQLWSLFS, encoded by the exons ATGGAAAACACCAGCCAGGCAGAAGCGCCCACTCGCGACAGCGGACCAGCGGAGATGAGCGATGAAGGGGACGACTCCGCCGCCGGCTTCACGTTGTACCGAAGTCACTTCTCGCCTGAGCCGCAGCACACTCATGAACGAGCAGCGAGCTTGAGCGCATCTCTGGACGGGCCAGCGCGGGCGCTGGATGGCAGCTGTGGACTGCGAGGGTTCACGGATTCCGAGGGGCGAGTGGACGAGTCTCGGCTTCGGACACTCATTTTTAAGCAAG gtGGAGTAGACCCAAGTGTTCGCACATTTGTGTGGAAGTTCCTTTTTGGCATGTACCCCTGCAGCTCAACAGCTTTGCAGCGAACTATTCTGGAGGAGGAACTAAGGATCCGTTATCAGTTGATGAAGAAAAAATGGCAAAGCCTGCTTCCCACAGCTAGGAGAATTCGAATTAATGGCACTGACG ATGAACTGATCGCTGCCTTGAAGTACTATGAAGAAAAGAGCAGTAAAACTCTATGTAATTCAACAAATGACGATGAAGATATGAAGGAAAGAACTGCATTTTTGGAACTACAAGCACAG GTCCTGATTGACAAGACACATTTCATTGTTGAAAACCTACAAGAGGCAATCCGGATTATAGATAAAGATGTTCCAAGGACTGAACGGGACCTTCCATACTTTGT GGGAGAAGGTTCAGCCAATCTACTGGTTTTGAGGGATATTCTCATCACATTTGCAGCATTTCACCCAG aTGTCAGTTATGCACAAGGCATGAATGATCTCTGCAGCAGGTTTCTAGAAGTTCTGGATTCTGAAGTGGATGCATATTGGTGTTTTGCTTCCTATATGGAGAAGTTCTCCAGCGACTTTAAAGCAGATGGAATGTGCCGTAAGATTG AGCTTGAGGCACAACTGCTTAAAGAACTTGACCCATTGCTTTATGCCCATCTGGTAAGagatgagctggacagtctgGCGTTTTGCCACAG GTGGTTACTTCTGGGTTTCCAGCGTGAATTCAGTCATAGCGATGCACTCTGTCTTTTTGAGGTTTTGAGCACAAATCATTTAGAACTGAACTCTCTGGAAGGAGAGCTGGCTAGAGACCGAGAGCGACTATACCACATCGAACGAGAAG CAGGTGAAGTGAGACCAGAATTGCCTTCTATCAACCTGGGATTCACTTTTGACCTATTTGTCTGTGCTGCTATTCTCCTTGAAAACCGCGAGAGACTGTTGAGTTGTCAAAGTGAGACAGAATTGATCCAGTTTACAAACAG TCTGAAAGGCAAACTAGACTTGAAGAAAACACTCCATAAAGCAGAGGAACATTTCTTTAACTACTGCCGCAAATCAGTATTGGATTATTTTAATCAGCTCAGCCTGGAGTCTCCAAGCAGAGAACCTTTTGGATTTCAACTTTGGAGCCTTTTCTCTTGA